The following nucleotide sequence is from Apium graveolens cultivar Ventura chromosome 4, ASM990537v1, whole genome shotgun sequence.
CTTTACAACTATATGTTCATCGGATAATTTGGAGGAGAATATTGCAAACGTTGAAGTTTTCTCGTATGCAATTTGGAAAAGAATTTTACAAGAGTTGCTAAAATACGAATTTTTGCCTTTTGGTGTGTTTTTATTTTGTGTTCTTGGTGGTTGCATCATCAATGGGTTTGTAAAATACACCGATGAGAATTATATActttaatttagaaaaataaacaATACATGGTTACACTTCTCTTTCCTTTTTAATACTCCATGTGTTATTATAATTGTTCTTTCTAACGTGTAAAGTAGCAATAAAATGGTATGGTCCGACCTTGGTTGTGCTTGTAGTGCTGCACATATGTGGGGTAACGGGTTGGAGGCGATTTTATGATCCGATCAATCAAATTGATTTGATATTTCTTAACTCAATTTGTAAAATAAGTTCGTAATCCAATCCTATCAATTGTACATCGGTTTGGGTCGGGTTGAGTCGGTTTAAATGGGTTAAATGATTCTTAAAAAAATTTAATACTGTATATCATCCcttattttgaaaatttaaataaaaaatatgtataacttacaattatagtattaatatttaaatttgattaacATTATAATTTTAGTAACGTATATCATATCGTCATATGCACACTAAACGAAAGTAATCATACATTCGTAAACAAAAATGAATAAGCAAACATAAATTGAACAATTAAAATTCTATCACATTACTTAGGAATATTTATAAGATATTGGAGATTGTTATGCCCAAAAACTGGTAAAAACTATATTCATATTAAAGATAAAAAAACAGTCAAAATTAAGATATAAATGCCCGAAAACAAGGAGAAGACAAAGAAGGTTTCCTTCTCTGTAAAGGGCAAGGCGCACCCTATTGATAAGGGAGGCGCGTCTAATGAATATGAAACTGAAGATAAGTAGAAGCCGAAGGCGCGCCCTCAGCATTGTGGGGAGGCGCGCCCAATTACTAAGGAAAGGGTGAGGAATTCCCTGATTGAATCCTTTCCAATGGTCagccttagggcgcgccctgAATGAGTAGAAAAACCTTGGGAAGATTTCAACATGATTACTTGACCGGGTTCtttggaagattcaaggaagatggagattattattactaacctatttgatgcagtTACTCTATTGCaaaactccttcctgtagcatatctacaggaaaggcggtgttcgtggtcagagacctccaggggtatgcctggacgtaaggcctcctcctgtagtcaatgagtgtcctcattggggatgtaaggtaaattctggtgtgtgctttgggagctctgtctctgtagtcaacgggtgtcctcattgagagacttcggagtatcctgcattTTGCACtcaaaagcttgggatcacttgtcttgtaatctggtaggggctccttatcgggggacaaggatgcatccaacatttggggtgaaccacagCTATACCTGTGTCCACGGTGTAGAGAAACAACTGGTAGCtgagggttatccttggccagtGAGATGACCTATTCGTGAAGTCttgaagccgcggacgagccttgggcctttgtggttgggcctcatcggcggacattcctaaagctagtagaagacggtttccaatAGGTTTCCTATTGGGCCTCGGAACAAGAAATCTAAGCCtgttaggtttcttgttccccaataactacgtgggcttgattccctataaatagagatacgtaggcaaattgtgaGGGGTCAGAAgtgagagcgcaaaggagcccttactaaccctaagcaatctcagccaccagTAATCATCACCACCACACACTGGTCATACTTCCCGTTGAacactgttcatcggatccaccggttactgttcacgtttctgataaagaaccaccgtcatagatcttgtttccggctacgaacctcagactttattgttaccagattcctccgtcaacaaattggcgctagaaggaggggctaatcaagatctACATCTAGGAGGAAAGATGTCTCAACCCCATGATGGAAGTTTTTATGATGGAAGCTCTGAAGAAGAATCTGATCATGGCTATGACAGCCATGAACCTTACGTTCCACCCATGACTGATCGCCCCACTCCAGATGTTGGGGGACAACCACCTATGCTTATCAGCAACGCTGACTTGTTGGAACAACTGTATCGTATGGGAGATGCTCTGAACGGTTTCGACTCAGGACTGAGCACCGTGGAGCGACTCTAGACCAGAAGAGGCCTTCGCCACAACCGTACTACTCAAGCACCTGGGAAAGCACCCATTACTGATAGAGATGTCTCGGCCGGCCACGGTCAAACTGAAGGAGGACGCGTGCCGATAACCGCGCGACGTCTGAACTATTCCAACAATGCATCTCCAATCGTTGATCTTGTGGAAGAAGATGCTGATGGTCGAAAAATACTGCGAATGGATAACCGGGGGGTTGCCCATCCGCACCGGTCCGGGCGTAGTCTTGAGGAGCGCCGACAGGCGGAGTCCGTGCCAGAGAATGAGCAACGAGGCTTTGTGGCTTTAAAGGAACGCTTGGGGATCCGCTTAGGAGACGATGATCTAATGATGTTGTTACTTGAATGGAAAAAAGAAGCTGATCGTGGAGATGTGACGCCCCATGgtacaacgcgtgtgcccctgaattcccatgggaatcaggagcggcaccgcgatcatgGGAGAGCTCCTCCCCACAGATCACTGGACCGGTATGGTCGAGGGTATGGAAGCGACCGTTGGAGGAGACCCCAATGGAGGGGAAGAGGCGGAGGTCGAGGTAGGTACTTAGATGGATATCGCCATGACAACCATCGTGGCCGCATTGATACCCGCTGGTATAATCGAGCAGACATCGATAACTATGCTCAGTATGATGATCATAGGGATGTGGAAAATTATGATCGCGAGATGGCTCGAGGTCGCGGCCGAGGTCAAGGAGAAAACCTGGGGGGAGATCAAGGTCGGAACCCCGAAGTGATCGTGATACCAGAAGATGCCCAGAATACCAACCAACAACAAGCTCCTCCAGGTGGGAACCAGGAAGAAGTACCTTCACCTTAGCCCCAAGGTCCGCAACCTCACATGCAAACTATCCCAGGTGTGGGAACTTTCAATGTAGACGATCTGAAAAGGCTGCTTAACCACTTGGAAGGCATAGTAACGACCACGACTGAAATCCCTTCTCCATTCTCGGTGGCAGTAAGAGAGGCACAGTTGCCGGCCGGATATCGTAACACTACTAGCGATCTCCGTTTCCACGGAAGCTCTGACCCTGTGAAATTCCTGGGTCGATTCAATATAGAGATGGACGTGTATCAAGTCCCATACTTGGCTCGATGTCGGCTATTAGCTGCAACTTTTAGAGAAAGCGCACAACAATGGTTTCAGAAGCTCGGGCCGGGGGTAATCGCCTCCTGGGACCAAATGAAGACCCTGTTCTTGACCAAATTCCAATCTGTCATAAGGTATGCTCCCTCTGTTACAACTCTCGCCAATGTTAGGAAAAGGGAGAATGAAAGCTTGACGTCGTATTTTAAAAGGTTCAACGCTGAATCTACCAGCGTAAGAGGGGCCTCGGACGAAGCTTTGAAAAGCTTTTTGATAGCAGGACTAAGGGTCGGTTCGGAATTCTGGAAGCACTTACAGGGGAAAGACTCGGCCACTCTGGCGGATGTCTTTGCTTTGGCAAAATCATTTAAAGCTGGCAGAGGTACAACCAACGACGCAAGCAAGTCAGAGAAACAGAGCAAGAAAGAGAGACAGATCTCCAAGACCAAGGTATAGAAGGAGTAGTCGAAGCCCAAATTGGATGAATGCCACAACCACAAGGAGGGAATGGAGCCCTCCCTCAAGCTATGACTATAGGGCAAGCAGGTATACGCCTTTGGCCGCGTCTATTGAGCATATCATTGAGGTAAACAAGAATAAAGGGCTGTTTAGAAAACCTGAAGCTCTATCATCTTGGCAAAGTAAAGACAAGAAGAAGTATTGTGAATACCATGAATCATCCGGACACAACACACACGAGTATCGGAAACTAAAGGACGAGATCGAAACACTTATCAAGGAAGGATATCTTGGCGAATGGGTGGTTAAGGAAGTAAGGAGGCACAAGGATAACACCGACAGAGTACAGGAAGAAGGAGGGCGATCCCCACGGGGATCGAACAATGAAACTCTGGAAGAAAATAAGTTTGTCAGGGACGACAGCATCCAGACAATCTACGGAGGAAATCCCGGGATGGAATGCAGCAACAGAGTCTTGGCGAGATATGCAAGGGAAGCCCGATTCAGACCTCTCACAGATATTCATAGGGTGGAAACTCGACCACCCAAAGTATTCAAGGGCAAATCCATGGACATCACCTTCAGAGAAGCAGATGCCCGGTGGGTACATCACCCCCACAATGACGCATTGGTCATTTCCATCCAGATCGGGACCAAAAATATCCACAGGGCCTTCGTGCAATGGAAGCTCGGCAAACATCCTCTACTACAACACCTTTAAAATGATGGGGCTACCTGATCGGGATATGTCGGGAGAAGATTCGTGGGTCTACGGTTTCTCTGGCGTAGGAGTTAGAGTTATGGGATCAATTCAGTTGTCGTGTACCTTGGGGGAAAGCCCGTTGTCCGTGACAAAGATGCTCGAGTTCAAGGTTTTAAATCAAGAATTATCCCATAATGTAATGCTAGGGCGTCCCTTCCTTAGGGAGATGAGGGTTATCACCTCGATCCACCATCTTACCAATAAGTTTCCAACTCCGAACATAGTCGGCAGCATAAAAGGCTCCCAGTATGATTCTAGAGAATGTTACCGATAAGCTATGGGAGGTTTCAGGAGAAAAGATGGAGAAATTGGGGATGTGTCAGATGATGAACGAGAAAGAAGCATCGAACAACCAATCAAAAAAATTCGAGTCCATTACTATGTCGAACAAGAAAGCGAATGCTCCTCTAAATTGCCTTTAGCGACACTGTTCTCGGAAGATACTATCAGAATTGAGATGCTAGACGATGAAGAATCTCCGAGCCAAGTAGTCCAAGCAGATTTCAAGGGGGAAAAGCTTGAAGGAAGACTCGATGCCTTGCAGAGTCTTGGGATGAACACACATAAGGTAGATGCCTCTCTCCCTGAGAACGCGCCTTCATCATCAAAAAATGTGAAAGAGGTTGACGCCCCTGTTATACAGGGCGCGCCCTTAGCAAATGAAGAGTTTGATGCCCCTGTTATACAGGACGCGCCCTCAATGAATAAAGATGTCGATGCTCCCTCTCATGGGGATGCTCCCTCTCAGGAAAGTGATGAGGATCTTAATCAGCTCGATTTAGACCCTCGAATACCCATGCCAACGGAAAAATGGGTCCAGTGGAAGATACAGTCTAGATTTAGGTCGATGAAAAAGATCCAAGCAAAGTTCTGAAGGTTGGTTCCCAACTGGACCCATTATTGGGAAAAGAACTTTCTGTATTTCTCCTGGCAAAccttgatgtatttgcatggagTCATTCTGACATGGTGGGAAATGACCCAAAAGTCATGAGTCACGGACTAAATATCGATCCCAAACATAAAGGGGTTCGACAAAAGCGCAGGGCTGTGAGCGGAGAGAGGGCTATAGCCTTGGCAGAAGAAGTGGATAGGCTCTTGGACGTCGGACTGATTCGAGAGTCCTTTTACCCGGAATGGTTGGCCAATCCAGTGTTGGTAAAAAAGCCCAACGACAAATGaagaatgtgtgtggacttcaccgatctgaataaAGCATGCCCAAAAGATAGTTTCCCTTTGCTAAGAATTGACCAGTTGGTCGACGCTACGGTAGGACATGCtctgctgagtttcatggatgcgTACTCTGGTTACAACCAGATTCCTATGTACGAACCTGATCAAGAACACACCTCCTTCATCGTGGACAGAGGTCTCTATTGCTACATCGGAATGTCGTTCAGCCTAGTCAATGCCGGAGCAACATACCAAAGGCTAGTGAATAGAATATTCAAGAAGCAGATTGGGAAAATAATGGAAGTCTATGTAGATAATATGTTGGTAAAATCCATAAGAGCGGAAGACCATGTAGCGGACTTGGCAGAAATGTTCCACATCCTAATACAATTCAGGATGAAGTTGAACCCACAAAAATGTGTGTTTGGAGTCAAATCAGGGAAATTCCTGGGATTCATGGTAAACCACCGGGGAATCGAAGCCAACCATGCAAAGATCAAGGCTCTTCTAGACATGAAATCTCCCACGAGCATTAAGCAGGTGCAAAGTTTAACAAGAAGGATTGCGGCACTGAATCGATTTGTGTCAAAATCCTCGGACAGATGCAAGGAATTCTTCAAGGCAATTAAGGGGAGGGGAAAAAACTTTGTGTGGACCTCGGACTGTGAGGATGCCTTCCCAAAAATCAAAGAACAATTGGGGAATCCTCCCATGTTGGCCAAGCCCGAGGACGGAGAAACGTTGATTCTTTATTTAGCAGTCTCTGAATATTCGATCAGCGCAGCACTGGTGAAAGAGGAAGAAGGTCGACAGTCCCCAGTGTACTACGTAAGCAAAAGGTTACAAGACGTAGAGACTAGATATACTAGCATGGAGAAATTGGTATATGCCCTTATCCTTGCGGCAAGAAAGTTAAGGCCTTATTTCCAAGCTCACCGAATAGAAGTCCGCACCGCCTATCCTCTTAGGCATGTTCTACATAAACCAGAGTCATCgagaagaatgttaaaatggGCGATAGAGCTGGGACAATTTGATTTAGAATATTACCCTCACACAGCAATCAAGGGACATACACTGACCGATTTCATACTTGAGTTTGACTCTGAGGTAGATGGTAAGGCTATAGTGTTGGCAGAACCTTCCTCACAGGGTGATTTCCCCGCCGAAGTGAGAGAAGAGTTCCCACACCTGTGATATCCCGCAAATTTTTAggatttaatatttttaatatctGGATTATTTTATATGATTGTTTCAATTGGGAAAgaataaaattatggatattttattaCTCTTTGATGAATTTGTGTCTTTAAATGATTTATGTGTTAATTGATAATTATGGTATTGATCTCTATCATTGTTGTGagagtatttaattacttttactgttttcaaaaatatatttagttttatCTAGATTCTCCCTTGTAGCGGGTGAATtgtgaaaatattaaaaaaaaagaaTTGTATATAAATACTATTCTTTTATGTGTTAAGTGAATAATATTATATGAGTTATTTGAATTTTTTGATATCTATATGAATTAGTGAGTAAATgcttaaaaatatattatttcagTTTGGTGAGTTAGTATAAGGTTTAAAGTGTAATCAGTGATTACACAAAAGAAAttataaataaaggattaaataGGAAATTGGTAAGTATGAGATTTTATTAATTGATAGATGTGAttatgttttatttgattcataTGTGTGTGACATTGTGGTCAAAACGTTTTTTAAGATATTTTCATGATTTATTATGTGAAAATGGGGTTTAGtggatttttaaatatttttaataaatcatcgGTATATGATTGAATCATGAAAGTTATTTTATTACCTCTAAAATACCCTAAGAgacattttaaaaataatagttGAATTTATATTGAGATTGgagtattttaaaataatttaatgagctttatttctatttttgagcattattttacaaaattcgtataaaataaatcgtttgctcaaaaattattttaaaaatgtgGGGACGAAGCTAATTTTGTTCTctacattttaaaaataattttagtatAATTATCACCCTTTACAATGCAGAGAAATAGTACTCATATTCGTTTTTATGTATTTTTGTGTAGAGAAAATGGTAAGTAAAAAAAAACTTTAGCAAATTACAGAAATACCCCTGCCTCTTTTCTCTTAAAACCAGCAGGCCAAATTTTTTTTCTCCCCTTTCGATCTCTCTACTCTCCCTCGacctcaatctctctctctctctctgtctctctctctcgttAATTTCGCTTCTAATCTCTCCCGCACTCTTCTCCTCTTTCCAAGCGTTACTCACATCTCCTTCTTCGATTCTGCCACCTAACCACCATCCAACAGCCACCGTTGTCCACTTTTCCGGCAGCCCAGACCTTACCCATCGTTGTGTGTCTTAATCTCAGTCGGTATAATTCAATTCAAATCCTTATGAATCAGTTGGCTTAAAGATGTGTTGTGATTTTGATATGAGATATTGTATATATATgttatgtatgtatatatatgttatgTAGTTAGTTGGCTAGTTTTAAACTCGCGATATTATCTGGGTGTTAAAGTTTTTGGTTTAAGAGTATGTGTTTATATGCTTGGAATGGTACTTTAAGAATTAATGGATTAAAGTTTTAAAATTATATGTAATTGAGTTGAATTTCTATATTGTTGCGGGTCTGTTTTTGCAATAGAATTATGGGCTCATAGAGTCGAGTTATATGCTTAATCTTTATGTGGTTATGTGCTCCGCGAACTCTAGTTTCTACTCGCGAAAGAATTAGATTGATTTAATAAACGAGATAAAAGATATGTATGTTTTAGTGCAAGGTGCGCAGAATTTCTGGACAGGATCTGTTGGCCTTAGTGACGACTATGTTCAGGGGCTCTAAACACCTTTCTTTCAtctgaaatttttatgaaagttagaTATGTGAGTCAGTTAAGTCTCCACCAAACTTCACGTCAACAGAcctatttatgaatttattaaaaatccaGAGGCGAACTTAGTTTCTGTGAAATCGAGCAACCAAGATActtgttatgtgtttttataTGTTTAATTGTTTACAAAGCTCTTGTTTGCACTTGATGTTAAATGAGAATATATAGCGATGTGTTTTATGGAAATACATGTTAAAATATGCGTATTTGAGATTGAGTTTCGTTGCTAATTATTAGAGTGTGATTTGAATATGTGTATAGTTACTAGTCTATGTGATATATGTGCAAggtgatttatttaagtgtttactcaagttgaattggtgatgctaaattatataactgtaagttcaaatattataaattattaagtatacttaattgtttaggtgctgcaagtctgggcgggtaattttccctaattttttagttgccgcaagtctgggcgggtacttttcttacttgtttacttttatgttgctgcaagttgaggcagctttattttgtttggttataagattaaattgtggaattgaaaataggtggatagtcctaattacgaatacttcatgccaaaattttctaaaattcccctgtatctaaatctatttgacttatttgatttCAATGATTTGAAAGCATGTTATGATTGTTAGTCGTAACACGTATAAGATATGTCTGGGTAAGAACATTGAAATGACTTTTGGGATGTATTTGTGGTGTGGTTATTCTGGGTATTGTCCATATTACGAATAGATCATGCCGAATTTTCcgtagaaatattatcataagttACGCGTTTtcgtgttaaataatattctaagttggtagtaagttttaaactataatgTGTGCTACCTGTTATATGCTATATAATGTgccatatgtatatatatatatatatcgcgaAAGGGTAGAAATAAGATAATCGTTTCAGAAGGATACTAAAGTAGTATCTTTTTGCTTATGATAGGATCGGGGATTAAGGGCGTGAGaccaagcaaaagaaaagaaaaagggagagTTGCATAGTGGTTCAGTAGTTACGGATGGTTCGAGATGATCAGAACCAGACATTGGGGATCAAGACTGAAGTTGGATAAGATTTGGTATCAGACCGCAGTAATTGCATTAGCGAcatatcaaagaattaagaataggaaatggtgacgtcttgagaaagcatcatgagatatttgtgttattgcgagtgtgtaTGATTGTTAAggaccaaaggcaagtatccctatcatcacttattgttcaagtgatatttattttaaatcttcttatgcaagtattgctttccctattctcagttcggaataaataaatgttttacatatcgcagaattaaatgattttgtttatgcaagtattcttctgctattctatgttcagaatagctaaatgattttacttatcaaattactggatttataaatattttggattttgagaaagatgattttgttgcgagaattcctgcccaagtgaatgggggaataaaattatttaggatgtcagTTGATTCGCCTCCTTTTCAATAAAATtttttttaagattggaatggttactggttacagcgtaggtgatcgagatatcggtccagctgtaatatctttcaaggctagttatgcctttctggcgccctataggtaccgtatgtcttcgggatacgggtagtacctatacttACGGTATGGGTGCGGGATACCGGcgttgtttcgcgactgatcatcgagaacatcatgaaatataattggttccaatcgaaattgaaatctaaatttatttattattttgataattatagaataaatgatttatcaactgtttctgttttggaataatggtaaaatgcagttttgattcagattctgatttatgctgatacttacgttgttattatatatcaaaggtggtattggtatagatgattgatgttgacttcagtatgaaatattgtgagcatcaaagttcgtattgatatctaatttgatatgacagcaaaataagtattaatttcaagagttcggttttaaGTGAAgttttatgattcaatccataatcattatttcttgttattgtggtttacgatatttccgtaaacactgttttacgagttttattctcgtcaagattcaaagtattgctgaagcatttcgctcaaaaatatcaaaatggttttgaatacaattaaggaatcaattctgggattcctcaactaaaattttatgattcagcaattataattttaaatattctgctctaatgcagatgtcggtaaaatatcaaaacgaccctatattcgctataatgatcttgctgagcatttctttcgctcatacttttctgtttttaaaatttaacctccagtgaggattagcttgcgctgtttagctgcgtaattcgaggaagcaaagaagaagcttttggaaggtggttggtccagggtttgcgaaaTAGTTtaagttctattgtataaagttgtttatattatattatattatattatattatagttgtgttattttatagttgtgcctagtatacttcttttcgaagttatactaccgggttaagttttgagattgagaattattgaagagagttttaaaagaaagtgaaaaaattattgatggaatttaggattcttgtttctagaactgtaaccttaaaagatcttggattagtttggggtcaattatgataaatatcttccgctggcattcgtttattgattaaataggttaatttggattgagattttatagtgacgaccaaatcctctgaccccggatttgggggcgttacaacaCCCTTGGTGGATCTTACATGTTGATGGGGCTGTAAATAACAGCGGAGCAGGGGCTGGAATCGTTTTAGTCATCCCGGAAGGGCACCATCTGATGAGCGCGATTCTTTCAAGTTCTACGTCACCAACAATATGCCGAATATGAAGCATTAATCAACGGCCCGAAGATAGCTTTGGAAGTGGGAGTTGTGAACCTGATCGCTTGAAGTGACTCAGAATTAGTAGTAAATTAAGTCAACAGAGGTTTCCTACATCACCAACAATGATGCCGAATATATGAGATGTGTGCGGCGTCTGCTAGAGAAATTTAGAAGTGTTAAACTAGAAGGTGTGCCTCAGGAAGATAATAGTAATGCTGATGCCTTGGATAAAATGGGATCACAGATGGATAGCGTGCTGCTTGGACAAATTCCTTTGGGAATCCAAGAAATCCCGAGTATCCCGGAAATAGGGGTGTTCCAGACTCAAGCAACCCCACAAGAGACTTGGATGACTCCCATTCATAATTACATTCGAAAGGGAACCGTTCCAGAAGACAAATCACAAGCTCGGCGCCTCCGCTATTAGGGTACGAGGTATGTCAAATATGACGGAGTGTTGTACAAAAGAGGCTTTAACCAACCACTGTTACGGTGTGTGGACCTGGAGGAAGGAAACTACATCCTTAGGGAGGTGCACGAAGGCATTTGCGGCAATCACTCGGGTGGTGGTTCATTGGCCTTAAAATTCCTCAGACAAGGATATTACTAGCCAACAATGAAAGAAGATGCCTTCAAGTTTGTTAGGGCATGCGATCGTTGCCAATGATTTGATAACTATTCCAATGCACCAGCAACGTCCATCACTTCGCTGAACAGTCCTTGGCCTTTCGCACTATGGGAACTGATCTCATTAGATAATTACCTAAAGCCAAGGGGGGTGTAAAGTATGTTGTGGTGGCCGTGGATTATTTCACAAAATGGGCAGAAGCTATGCCACTAGCCACAATCACAGCAAAGAAAATTAAGGATTTTGTCTTCAACTCCATAGTCTGTAGATTTGGAGTTCCATATAAACTCATCTCAGATAACGGAAAGCAATTTGACAGTAAAGAATTAAGAAAGCTTTGTGAAGACTTGAACATCAAAAAAGATTTTGTTGCAGTTTACCACCCGCAAAGCAATGGCCAAACAGAAGCTATTAACAAAATCATCAAACATACTTTAAAGACCAAGCTGGAAGAAAAGAAAGGAGATTGGCCAGAAGAAATGCCCATGGTTCTTTAGTCTTATAACATGACTCCTAGATCCACTACAGGAGAATCTCATTTTTTGCTAACTTACAGATATGAGGCTATGATTCCCGTAGAGATAGGAGCTGGGTCTCTGCGGAGGGATTTGTTCAAGGAGGAAGATA
It contains:
- the LOC141718273 gene encoding uncharacterized protein LOC141718273 produces the protein MQTIPGVGTFNVDDLKRLLNHLEGIVTTTTEIPSPFSVAVREAQLPAGYRNTTSDLRFHGSSDPVKFLGRFNIEMDVYQVPYLARCRLLAATFRESAQQWFQKLGPGVIASWDQMKTLFLTKFQSVIRYAPSVTTLANVRKRENESLTSYFKRFNAESTSVRGASDEALKSFLIAGLRVGSEFWKHLQGKDSATLADVFALAKSFKAGRGTTNDASKSEKQSKKERQISKTKV